From Rutidosis leptorrhynchoides isolate AG116_Rl617_1_P2 chromosome 3, CSIRO_AGI_Rlap_v1, whole genome shotgun sequence, a single genomic window includes:
- the LOC139900037 gene encoding secreted RxLR effector protein 161-like, translating into MAIGDMLSIRECPQTPQEKQKMKNVPYASAVGSLMYAMMCTRPDICFAVGMVSRYQSNPGLTHWKAVKRILMYLKGTSHYSLCYEENDLQMRGYTDADWGRDMDERKSTSGFVFLLNKGAISWSSKKQSCISLSTMEAEFVAFSAAVQEAVWLNRFLSSLGVVGNTIDRALIYSDNEAAIAYSKDPKFHCKRKHIDIKYNYVKDKVARKEVSMEYISTHDMVADPFDKTHTWRCIC; encoded by the coding sequence ATGGCGATTGGTGATATGTTGAGCATTAGAGAGTGTCCACAAACTCCACAAGagaaacagaaaatgaaaaatgttCCTTATGCTAGTGCGGTTGGAAGTCTCATGTATGCTATGATGTGTACGAGACCGGATATCTGCTTTGCTGTTGGCATGGTAAGCCGATACCAATCCAATCCAGGTTTAACCCATTGGAAAGCCGTGAAAAGGATACTCATGTATCTTAAGGGTACTAGTCATTACTCTTTGTGCTACGAAGAAAATGATCTGCAAATGAGAGGCTATACTGATGCTGATTGGGGAAGAGATATGGATGAAAGAAAATCCACCTCGGGCTTTGTTTTTCTGTTAAACAAAGGTGCTATATCTTGGAGTAGCAAGAAACAATCATGTATATCATTGTCTACAATGGAAGCTGAATTTGTGGCATTTTCAGCTGCTGTACAAGAAGCTGTGTGGCTTAATCGATTTTTAAGTAGTTTGGGGGTTGTTGGCAATACCATTGATCGAGCATTGATATACTCTGATAATGAGGCTGCCATTGCATATTCAAAAGACCCCAAGTTTCATTGTAAGAGAAAGCACATAGACATAAAGTACAATTATGTGAAGGACAAGGTTGCAAGAAAGGAAGTAAGTATGGAGTACATATCTACGCATGATATGGTAGCAGATCCTTTTGACAAAACCCATACCTGGAGATGCATTTGTTAA
- the LOC139896212 gene encoding uncharacterized protein encodes MLFAHKIITLSNKFANFRHFSHMGFLKNSKLSLKHGNHSKTLMEQNNPGLELENSIYAVMTISRWESLNQMNYKRVSLRQVHGRLALKFLNWVIKQPPFQEPKTRNYVYCITVHILVKARMYGSAKSILTRLVEMGICSNTIFNVLMNTYPLCKSSPAVFDLLIRVYLKESLVKDALEVFRWMRVRGFRPSVYTCNMVLTSVGKGNHSAAWLVFREMLSNNICPNVATFNILLNILCVNGRIKKARHLVLKMEESGYVPTLVTYNTLLNWYFKKGRYKSALELIEHMGCKGLDADVCTYNMLIDNLCQNNRSAKGYLLLKKLRGKKVWPNDVTYNTLIKGFINEGKTAVAVRVFDEMLNFRISPNVITYNTLIDGYCREGSFKEAIELMDEMEGRGLRPNEISYGGIVNGLCKLGRLDLVYSLLKSMRTNGIIVDQIPFTMLVNGLVKSKRLEEGVQVLDTLIQNGAVPDVVTYSVLINGFCREGKFKNAKEIMCKMYKSGVTPNKVIYSTMVYNYCVYGKINEALQFYTIMNLNGYDSDIFMCNNLVASLCKNQKLEEAVEFMRHMGRIGISADTSTFNFIINGYVSIGNRLEAFKYFEEMVNNGQHPNSHTYGSLLKALCYGGNFEAGLNFLSTIRSIPHALDVVSYNSLMTEACKLGNLQVVMFVLKVMVRNNVIPDSHTYACILASLCKQGKTVISILLSEKWVQKGALLPNHVTYTCLIDSLFKARNPKVAAFYYQMMVAEGHFTDTVLHNVLMDGYSRMGNMSMVYSLFSKMRDRNLFPNLSTYNILLHGYSKQNDILRCFQVYGALLRNGFVPDQRTYHALIYGILKVGMFDFASKMLKSMILKGIVVDKYTFHMMIFICCDKRQIVKAFELLDIMRVSNVFPDQDTFRMILKGIKGTYGCKSARLFLNEILKEGFVPDEKQAVRLITDMCKVGDVKGAIKVKDDMKLLNVTSSRISESAVVRGLAQNGRFEEALFLFDCMLKSNVIPTTATFTTLMHYFCKKHMFKEALKLKHIMEFHLVRLDVVTYNIIITGFCENGDLVEVLKLYEEMRERGICPMVNTFCVILDLFCKKNDFSDGGIILTDLCERGLLSEDEMGQDYATSFSVALKKLQIIKHKRNRTGVRSRSTGLQIRS; translated from the coding sequence TTAATTGGGTAATTAAGCAACCTCCTTTTCAAGAGCCCAAGACTCGTAATTACGTTTATTGTATAACTGTTCATATATTAGTGAAAGCAAGAATGTATGGTTCTGCTAAATCGATTCTGACCCGGTTAGTTGAGATGGGTATTTGCTCAAATACCATATTTAATGTTTTAATGAACACTTACCCTCTTTGTAAATCAAGTCCGGCTGTTTTTGACCTTTTGATTCGTGTTTACTTGAAAGAATCTTTAGTTAAGGATGCTTTGGAGGTTTTTCGTTGGATGCGTGTTCGAGGGTTTAGACCGTCTGTTTATACTTGTAACATGGTTTTAACTTCGGTTGGAAAAGGTAACCATTCGGCAGCTTGGTTAGTTTTTAGAGAAATGCTTTCGAACAATATATGCCCAAACGTTGCTACTTTTAATATACTTTTGAATATACTTTGTGTTAATGGGAGGATTAAGAAAGCgagacatcttgttttgaaaatggaAGAAAGTGGTTATGTCCCGACTTTAGTTACTTACAATACGTTGCTTAATTGGTATTTCAAAAAAGGAAGATACAAGTCGGCTTTAGAGTTGATTGAGCACATGGGTTGTAAAGGTCTTGATGCAGATGTATGTACATATAACATGTTGATAGATAATTTATGTCAAAATAATAGGAGCGCGAAAGGCTATTTGTTGTTGAAAAAACTGAGGGGAAAAAAGGTTTGGCCGAATGATGTCACATATAACACTCTCATAAAGGGGTTTATTAACGAAGGGAAAACTGCGGTTGCGGTCCGTGTTTTTGATGAGATGTTAAACTTTAGGATTTCGCCAAATGTTATAACATATAATACTTTGATTGATGGGTATTGTCGAGAAGGTAGTTTTAAAGAAGCTATTGAACTTATGGATGAAATGGAAGGTAGAGGATTAAGGCCTAATGAGATTAGTTATGGTGGTATTGTGAATGGTTTGTGTAAGCTTGGACGGTTAGATTTGGTTTATAGTCTTTTAAAGAGCATGAGAACCAACGGGATTATAGTTGACCAAATTCCATTTACAATGTTGGTCAACGGGTTAGTCAAAAGTAAGAGGCTTGAAGAAGGTGTGCAAGTTCTTGATACTTTAATCCAAAATGGTGCTGTTCCTGATGTCGTCACCTATTCGGTACTGATTAATGGTTTTTGTAGAGAAGGAAAGTTTAAAAATGCAAAGGAGATTATGTGTAAAATGTATAAATCGGGTGTGACTCCAAACAAAGTGATATATTCGACAATGGTTTATAACTATTGCGTTTATGGAAAGATAAATGAAGCATTGCAATTTTATACGATTATGAATCTAAATGGTTACGATTCAGATATTTTTATGTGTAACAATTTAGTTGCTTCACTTTGTAAAAACCAAAAATTGGAAGAGGCAGTTGAATTCATGAGGCACATGGGTAGAATTGGTATTTCAGCCGACACTTCAACTTTCAACTTCATTATAAATGGGTATGTAAGTATAGGAAATCGATTAGAAGCATTCAAATATTTCGAGGAAATGGTCAACAATGGTCAACACCCTAATTCTCATACGTATGGAAGTTTACTAAAAGCACTGTGTTATGGTGGGAATTTTGAAGCGGGGTTGAATTTCTTGAGTACAATCCGATCCATTCCGCACGCTTTAGATGTCGTTTCTTACAATTCGTTGATGACCGAAGCTTGTAAATTGGGGAATTTACAAGTTGTTATGTTCGTGTTGAAAGTCATGGTCCGTAATAATGTGATTCCTGATAGTCATACATATGCATGTATACTTGCCAGTTTGTGTAAGCAGGGTAAAACGGTCATTTCCATTCTTCTCTCTGAAAAATGGGTGCAAAAAGGAGCTCTTTTACCCAACCATGTAACTTATACATGCTTAATTGACAGTCTTTTTAAAGCTCGCAATCCAAAAGTAGCCGCCTTTTACTACCAAATGATGGTGGCAGAGGGTCATTTTACTGATACGGTTCTACACAATGTTCTTATGGATGGTTATTCAAGAATGGGAAACATGTCTATGGTTTATAGTTTATTTTCTAAAATGAGAGATAGAAATTTGTTTCCTAATTTGTCTACGTATAATATTCTTTTACACGGGTACTCAAAACAGAATGATATATTAAGGTGCTTTCAAGTATATGGTGCCCTTTTGCGAAACGGTTTCGTACCCGATCAAAGAACATACCATGCCCTAATTTATGGAATTCTAAAAGTGGGTATGTTTGATTTTGCTTCCAAAATGTTAAAAAGTATGATCTTGAAAGGAATAGTTGTTGATAAGTACACGTTTCATATGATGATCTTTATATGCTGCGATAAGCGTCAGATCGTGAAAGCGTTTGAGTTGTTGGATATTATGCGTGTATCAAACGTGTTTCCCGATCAAGATACGTTTCGTATGATTCTTAAAGGAATCAAAGGAACATATGGTTGTAAATCTGCTCGTCTTTTTTTGAACGAGATATTAAAGGAAGGTTTTGTTCCGGATGAAAAACAAGCTGTTCGTTTAATTACCGACATGTGTAAAGTGGGAGATGTTAAAGGAGCGATTAAAGTAAAAGACGATATGAAGTTACTTAATGTTACATCAAGTCGTATATCTGAAAGTGCTGTTGTTCGTGGGCTTGCACAAAACGGAAGATTTGAAGAAGCCCTATTTTTGTTTGATTGTATGCTTAAATCCAACGTTATTCCAACAACGGCCACGTTTACTACTTTAATGCATTACTTTTGCAAAAAACACATGTTTAAAGAGGCATTGaagttaaaacatataatggaatttCATCTTGTAAGATTAGATGTTGTTACGTATAATATTATAATAACGGGGTTTTGTGAAAATGGCGATTTGGTTGAAGTGTTGAAGCTATACGAGGAGATGAGGGAAAGAGGTATTTGTCCCATGGTCAACACGTTTTGTGTTATACTTGACTTATTTTGCAAAAAGAATGATTTTTCCGATGGGGGGATTATTTTGACGGATTTATGCGAAAGGGGTTTGTTATCTGAAGATGAGATGGGTCAAGATTATGCTACTAGTTTTAGTGTTGCATTAAagaaattacaaattataaaacacaaaagaaatagaaccggtgttaGAAGCAGATCAACGGGCTTGCAGATTAGGTCATGA